The following are from one region of the Aquipuribacter nitratireducens genome:
- a CDS encoding glycogen/starch/alpha-glucan family phosphorylase, with the protein MSTPPHTVDAFVEAFLRELNVGQGVSLARSSVNDQALALARTVRHHLMARWLEAIATQRRSPVKAVGYLSAEYLLGRQLDNALLATDLLDVVREGLAACGLDLDTLRDAELEPGLGNGGLGRLAACFVDSLATMNVPCIGYGIRYEYGIFRQTFVDGRQVEQPDTWLTLGSPWEFPHPESAQQVDFAGYTETYVDDDGQERCRWVSGWHVVGVPYNYMVPGYRNGRVNTLRLWSARATKEFDLEIFNSGDYADAVRARTFAENITKVLYPEDSTPQGKELRLQQQYFFVACSLADYMFEVLPRDFDMTRLHERIVFQLNDTHPVIAVPEMMRLLVDVRKLSWDDAWAVTQKCFAYTCHTLLPEALEVWPVDLIGRLLPRHLEIIERINAEFLAEVRERFPGDELRVRRMSIISDYPERGVRMAHLATVAATKVNGVAALHSELLRDKVLPDFSEMWPERFTNVTNGVTPRRFLKQANPRLSDLVTEAIGDGWITDLDQLQGLEPLADDAEFRARFRAVKRSNKERLADLLRRRDGYELPVDSMLDVMVKRLHEYKRQSLKLLHVVSVYEQIVSGRVDPASVVPRTVVFGAKAAPGYRMAKETIHAINCVSAVVNDDPAVKGVLSVVFPSNYNVTLAESLIPAADLSEQISLAGKEASGTGNMKLALNGALTIGTDDGANVEIRELVGDDNFFLFGMLEPEVATLAEHYVPSRCYEEDDDLKRAIDLLSSGAFAGGDRTAFEPLVSNLLYEDRFMALADYRSYVDAQSRVDAAYRDPDAWARAAILNVARCGFFSSDRSMRDYIDRIWHTEPAPAGE; encoded by the coding sequence GTGTCGACGCCCCCGCACACCGTCGACGCGTTCGTCGAGGCGTTCCTGCGCGAGCTCAACGTCGGGCAGGGGGTGTCCCTGGCCCGGTCCTCGGTCAACGACCAGGCCCTGGCGCTCGCCCGCACCGTCCGCCACCACCTCATGGCGCGGTGGCTGGAGGCCATCGCCACGCAGCGCCGCTCCCCGGTCAAGGCGGTCGGCTACCTGTCCGCGGAGTACCTCCTCGGGCGGCAGCTCGACAACGCCCTGCTCGCGACCGACCTGCTCGACGTCGTCCGGGAGGGGCTCGCCGCGTGCGGTCTCGACCTCGACACCCTCCGCGACGCGGAGCTCGAGCCCGGGCTCGGCAACGGCGGCCTGGGCCGCCTCGCGGCGTGCTTCGTCGACTCCCTCGCGACGATGAACGTGCCGTGCATCGGCTACGGCATCCGCTACGAGTACGGCATCTTCCGGCAGACGTTCGTCGACGGCCGCCAGGTCGAGCAGCCCGACACGTGGCTCACCCTCGGCAGTCCGTGGGAGTTCCCGCACCCGGAGTCCGCGCAGCAGGTCGACTTCGCCGGGTACACCGAGACCTACGTCGACGACGACGGGCAGGAGCGCTGCCGCTGGGTGTCCGGCTGGCACGTGGTGGGGGTGCCCTACAACTACATGGTCCCCGGCTACCGCAACGGCCGGGTCAACACGCTGCGGCTGTGGAGCGCCCGGGCCACCAAGGAGTTCGACCTCGAGATCTTCAACTCCGGTGACTACGCCGACGCGGTCCGCGCCCGGACCTTCGCCGAGAACATCACGAAGGTGCTGTACCCGGAGGACTCCACCCCCCAGGGCAAGGAGCTCCGGCTGCAGCAGCAGTACTTCTTCGTCGCGTGCTCGCTCGCCGACTACATGTTCGAGGTCCTGCCGCGGGACTTCGACATGACCCGGCTCCACGAGCGGATCGTCTTCCAGCTCAACGACACCCACCCGGTGATCGCCGTCCCGGAGATGATGCGGCTGCTCGTCGACGTCAGGAAGCTGTCGTGGGACGACGCGTGGGCCGTCACGCAGAAGTGCTTCGCCTACACGTGCCACACGCTCTTGCCGGAGGCGCTGGAGGTGTGGCCGGTCGACCTCATCGGCCGGCTCCTGCCCCGCCACCTGGAGATCATCGAGCGGATCAACGCGGAGTTCCTCGCCGAGGTCCGTGAGCGCTTCCCGGGGGACGAACTCCGGGTGCGCCGCATGTCGATCATCTCCGACTACCCGGAGCGCGGCGTGCGGATGGCGCACCTCGCGACGGTCGCCGCCACGAAGGTCAACGGCGTCGCGGCGCTGCACTCCGAGCTCCTGCGCGACAAGGTCCTGCCGGACTTCTCCGAGATGTGGCCGGAGCGGTTCACGAACGTGACGAACGGCGTCACGCCGCGCCGGTTCCTCAAGCAGGCGAACCCCCGCCTGTCCGACCTCGTCACCGAGGCGATCGGCGACGGGTGGATCACCGACCTCGACCAGCTGCAGGGCCTCGAGCCCCTCGCCGACGACGCGGAGTTCCGTGCCCGCTTCCGCGCGGTCAAGCGGAGCAACAAGGAGCGCCTCGCGGACCTTCTGCGCCGTCGGGACGGTTACGAGCTGCCCGTCGACAGCATGCTCGACGTCATGGTGAAGCGGCTCCACGAGTACAAGCGGCAGTCGCTCAAGCTCCTCCACGTCGTGTCCGTCTACGAGCAGATCGTGTCCGGGCGCGTCGACCCCGCCTCCGTCGTGCCGCGCACGGTCGTCTTCGGCGCGAAGGCGGCCCCGGGCTACCGGATGGCGAAGGAGACGATCCACGCCATCAACTGCGTCTCCGCCGTCGTCAACGACGACCCCGCGGTCAAGGGCGTGCTGTCCGTGGTGTTCCCCTCCAACTACAACGTCACCCTCGCGGAGAGCCTCATCCCCGCCGCCGACCTGTCCGAGCAGATCTCGCTCGCCGGCAAGGAGGCCTCCGGCACGGGCAACATGAAGCTCGCCCTCAACGGTGCGCTCACGATCGGCACGGACGACGGGGCGAACGTCGAGATCCGCGAGCTCGTCGGCGACGACAACTTCTTCCTCTTCGGCATGCTCGAGCCCGAGGTGGCGACGCTCGCCGAGCACTACGTGCCGAGCCGGTGCTACGAGGAGGACGACGACCTCAAGCGGGCCATCGACCTGCTGTCGTCCGGGGCGTTCGCCGGTGGCGACCGCACGGCGTTCGAGCCGCTGGTGTCGAACCTCCTGTACGAGGACCGGTTCATGGCGCTCGCCGACTACCGCAGCTACGTGGACGCCCAGTCGCGCGTCGACGCGGCGTACCGCGACCCGGACGCGTGGGCGCGCGCGGCGATCCTCAACGTCGCCCGGTGCGGGTTCTTCTCCTCCGACCGCTCGATGCGCGACTACATCGACCGGATCTGGCACACGGAGCCGGCGCCGGCGGGGGAGTGA
- a CDS encoding type II toxin-antitoxin system VapC family toxin, protein MLVVDAGPLFEVVADTAHAEPTRRIMAAHDDLAAPHLVDAEVLAVIQTQHRRGLLDGSAAARAVADLRSWPAQRWPHGPLLQRAWELRTNVRGYDAMYVALAERLDAALLTADARLAHAAGPRCEVVLVGAG, encoded by the coding sequence ATGCTGGTCGTTGACGCGGGCCCGCTGTTCGAGGTGGTCGCCGACACGGCACACGCCGAACCCACTCGTCGGATCATGGCGGCTCACGACGACCTGGCTGCTCCGCATCTCGTCGACGCGGAGGTCCTGGCCGTGATCCAGACGCAGCACCGCCGTGGCCTCCTCGACGGCAGCGCGGCCGCCCGTGCCGTCGCGGACCTGCGGTCGTGGCCCGCGCAGCGCTGGCCCCACGGTCCGCTGCTCCAGCGGGCGTGGGAGCTCCGCACGAACGTCCGCGGATACGACGCGATGTACGTCGCCCTCGCCGAGCGGCTGGACGCGGCGCTGCTCACTGCCGACGCGCGCCTCGCTCACGCGGCTGGTCCCCGCTGCGAGGTGGTCCTCGTCGGCGCCGGGTAG
- a CDS encoding oxygenase MpaB family protein — MPLTTDLAEAARQRFRARVSGDPTGAPSWVRDIALVGDGPGWFEPDGVVWRVHGDLATLVGGVTALLGQAAHPLALAGVQRHSDYRDDPWKRLAGTARWLVVSTFGSAELAEREAARVRGMHRKVRGSADDGRPYAASDPDLLRWVHLAFTDAFLAAQRAVGTDLRDRFGREWPDTYVAEWARSAEVLGATDLPASVAELDDALAAYGPVLEPVPDDLRAFLSAPPGLSPPEQLFYGGLAAAAGLLVSPRLAACAGVPGRDRRDLVARARLGAAAGQLRALTLALGTRSPSEESARWRLGLGPAPEWAEPAA; from the coding sequence GTGCCCCTGACGACCGACCTCGCCGAGGCCGCCCGGCAGCGCTTCCGTGCCCGGGTCTCCGGCGACCCGACGGGCGCGCCCTCGTGGGTGCGGGACATCGCCCTGGTCGGCGACGGTCCCGGCTGGTTCGAGCCGGACGGGGTCGTGTGGCGGGTCCACGGCGACCTCGCCACCCTCGTCGGCGGCGTGACGGCCCTGCTGGGGCAGGCCGCCCACCCGCTCGCGCTCGCCGGCGTGCAGCGGCACTCCGACTACCGCGACGACCCGTGGAAGCGGCTCGCCGGCACCGCCCGGTGGCTCGTCGTCAGCACCTTCGGCTCCGCCGAGCTGGCCGAGCGCGAGGCGGCCCGGGTGAGGGGCATGCACCGCAAGGTCCGCGGCAGTGCCGACGACGGCCGGCCCTACGCCGCTTCCGACCCCGACCTCCTGCGCTGGGTGCACCTCGCCTTCACCGACGCGTTCCTCGCCGCCCAGCGCGCCGTCGGCACGGACCTCCGCGACCGTTTCGGGCGCGAGTGGCCGGACACGTACGTCGCGGAGTGGGCCCGCAGCGCCGAGGTGCTCGGCGCCACCGACCTGCCGGCGAGCGTCGCGGAGCTCGACGACGCGCTCGCCGCCTACGGGCCGGTCCTCGAACCGGTCCCGGACGACCTGCGGGCGTTCCTGTCCGCCCCGCCCGGCCTGAGCCCGCCCGAGCAGCTGTTCTACGGCGGGCTCGCCGCCGCGGCCGGGCTGCTCGTGTCGCCGCGGCTCGCCGCGTGCGCGGGCGTGCCGGGCCGGGACCGCCGCGACCTCGTGGCCCGGGCCCGGCTCGGGGCCGCGGCCGGACAGCTGCGGGCGCTGACGCTCGCGCTCGGCACCCGCAGCCCGTCGGAGGAGTCGGCGCGCTGGCGGCTCGGGCTCGGCCCGGCGCCGGAGTGGGCCGAGCCCGCCGCCTGA
- a CDS encoding glucose 1-dehydrogenase: MTEMTRLQGRVALVTGAASGIGRATALRLAAEGAAVVVTDITDDAGEKVAQEIRDAGGTATYVHHDVASEADWESAVETARREHGRLDVLVNNAGMGDLATIEETSLADWERTVTIDQTGVFLGMRTAAELLKESGHGSVVNISSIFGTSGGFGSSPAYHAAKGAVRTLTKNTALHWAGQVRVNSVHPGFIDTPILDQAKGTPFEQAMIDLTPMARLGQPDEVAASVAFLAGDDASFVTGLELYVDGGYIAR, encoded by the coding sequence ATGACCGAGATGACACGGCTGCAGGGACGGGTGGCGCTCGTGACGGGCGCGGCGAGCGGTATCGGGCGGGCCACGGCGCTGCGCCTGGCGGCGGAGGGCGCGGCGGTCGTCGTCACCGACATCACCGACGACGCCGGCGAGAAGGTGGCGCAGGAGATCCGCGACGCCGGTGGTACCGCGACGTACGTCCACCACGACGTCGCGAGCGAGGCGGACTGGGAGAGCGCGGTCGAGACCGCCCGCCGCGAGCACGGCCGGCTCGACGTGCTCGTCAACAACGCGGGCATGGGTGACCTCGCGACGATCGAGGAGACGTCGTTGGCGGACTGGGAGCGGACCGTCACGATCGACCAGACGGGCGTCTTCCTCGGCATGCGGACGGCCGCGGAGCTGCTCAAGGAGTCCGGCCACGGGTCCGTCGTCAACATCAGCTCGATCTTCGGCACGAGCGGCGGGTTCGGCTCCTCCCCCGCCTACCACGCGGCCAAGGGCGCAGTCCGGACGCTCACGAAGAACACGGCCCTGCACTGGGCGGGACAGGTGCGGGTCAACTCCGTGCACCCGGGCTTCATCGACACGCCGATCCTCGACCAGGCGAAGGGCACCCCGTTCGAGCAGGCGATGATCGACCTCACCCCGATGGCGCGGCTCGGTCAGCCGGACGAGGTCGCCGCGTCCGTCGCGTTCCTCGCCGGTGACGACGCCTCCTTCGTCACCGGCCTCGAGCTGTACGTCGACGGCGGCTACATCGCCCGCTGA
- a CDS encoding NAD(P)-dependent alcohol dehydrogenase — protein sequence MKAVVQDRYGPAEEVLRLADVPDPVVGPHDVVVRVRATSLNAADWHLSEGVPLFVRAGEGVRAPRRRCPGSDVAGAVEAVGAAVTRVRPGDEVVAWADGGGLAELVVARQDDVVLRPGTLDPVEASALPLAGTTALQAVRHGGPLRAGDRVLVTGASGGVGAFAVQLAVAAGARVTASCRTDNVALARSLGAERVLDRTTDPVPDGGPYERIVHVAGPTSVLAMRRALSPDGRLVLVSGDGGRLLGPLPVMLSAAAASLGSSRHLGFLVARTTREDVETLVDEAATGSLRVVVDRTYDLSEAAAALAHVRSGRARGKVVVTV from the coding sequence ATGAAGGCAGTGGTGCAGGACCGGTACGGACCGGCGGAGGAGGTCCTCCGCCTCGCGGACGTCCCCGACCCCGTGGTCGGCCCCCACGACGTCGTCGTCCGGGTCCGCGCGACGTCGCTCAACGCCGCCGACTGGCACCTGTCCGAGGGCGTGCCGCTGTTCGTCCGGGCCGGTGAGGGTGTCCGGGCGCCGCGGCGACGCTGCCCCGGCTCGGACGTGGCGGGGGCGGTCGAGGCGGTCGGTGCGGCCGTGACCCGCGTGCGCCCCGGCGACGAGGTGGTGGCGTGGGCGGACGGCGGCGGGCTCGCCGAGCTCGTGGTCGCTCGCCAGGACGACGTCGTGCTCCGTCCCGGCACGCTCGACCCGGTCGAGGCGTCGGCGCTCCCCCTCGCAGGCACCACCGCGCTGCAGGCGGTGCGCCACGGCGGGCCGCTGCGCGCGGGCGACCGGGTGCTCGTCACCGGCGCCTCCGGCGGGGTGGGGGCGTTCGCCGTCCAGCTGGCCGTTGCCGCCGGCGCCCGAGTGACGGCGTCGTGCCGGACCGACAACGTCGCCCTCGCCCGGTCCCTGGGGGCCGAGCGGGTCCTCGACCGCACGACGGACCCGGTGCCGGACGGCGGGCCGTACGAGCGCATCGTCCACGTCGCGGGTCCGACATCGGTCCTCGCGATGCGTCGCGCCCTGTCCCCCGACGGACGCCTGGTCCTCGTGTCCGGGGACGGCGGACGCCTGCTCGGACCCCTCCCGGTCATGCTGAGTGCCGCCGCGGCGTCACTCGGCTCGTCGCGGCACCTCGGGTTCCTCGTCGCGAGGACGACCCGCGAGGACGTCGAGACGCTCGTCGACGAGGCGGCGACGGGCTCCCTTCGGGTCGTCGTCGACCGGACCTACGACCTCTCCGAGGCCGCCGCCGCGCTCGCCCACGTGAGGAGCGGGCGGGCCCGGGGCAAGGTCGTCGTCACCGTCTGA
- the add gene encoding adenosine deaminase: protein MTDEELVDALPKHELHVHLEGSMPPETLLALRHRHGLHTLPGDLDGIRDLYEFRDFDHFIRTYLAVVQALREEEDFELLARSALGLLADQVVRYAEVTWTPVLHADRGVPVEAVFAGLEAGRLAVEAEGGPVVRWVTDLPGHLGPDAAERTLDLVLGLGGGTPPPSVVGFGLGGPEVDRAPFAAAFARARAAGLRSLPHAGEVTGPESVRAALDHLGAERLGHGIAVAQDAALMAEVAERGVVVEVCPTSNLRTRVVASYEEHPLRRMLDAGVAVTINSDDPPMFGTTLREEHLVALRHLGLGPAELLACARTAATAGSAPPAVVERTLADLDALEAVAVRR from the coding sequence ATGACGGACGAGGAGCTCGTCGACGCGCTGCCCAAGCACGAGCTCCACGTCCACCTCGAGGGCTCGATGCCCCCCGAGACCCTCCTCGCGCTGCGGCACCGCCACGGGCTCCACACCCTGCCGGGCGACCTCGACGGCATCCGCGACCTCTACGAGTTCCGCGACTTCGACCACTTCATCCGGACCTACCTCGCCGTGGTGCAGGCGCTGCGCGAGGAGGAGGACTTCGAGCTCCTCGCGCGCTCCGCCCTCGGCCTGCTCGCCGACCAGGTCGTCCGCTACGCCGAGGTGACGTGGACGCCGGTCCTCCACGCCGACCGCGGCGTCCCCGTCGAGGCGGTCTTCGCGGGTCTGGAGGCCGGTCGGCTCGCCGTCGAGGCCGAGGGCGGCCCCGTCGTGCGGTGGGTGACGGACCTGCCCGGCCACCTCGGACCGGACGCCGCCGAGCGGACCCTCGACCTCGTCCTCGGTCTCGGTGGCGGTACCCCGCCGCCGAGCGTCGTCGGGTTCGGCCTCGGCGGCCCCGAGGTCGACCGGGCGCCTTTCGCGGCGGCGTTCGCCCGCGCCCGTGCGGCCGGGCTGCGCTCGCTCCCGCACGCGGGGGAGGTGACCGGCCCGGAGTCGGTCCGCGCCGCGCTCGACCACCTCGGCGCCGAACGGCTCGGGCACGGGATCGCCGTCGCGCAGGACGCCGCCCTCATGGCCGAGGTCGCGGAGCGCGGCGTGGTCGTCGAGGTCTGCCCCACGAGCAACCTGCGCACGCGCGTCGTCGCCTCCTACGAGGAGCACCCGCTGCGCCGGATGCTCGACGCCGGCGTGGCCGTCACGATCAACAGCGACGACCCGCCGATGTTCGGTACGACGCTCCGCGAGGAGCACCTCGTCGCGCTCCGGCACCTGGGGCTCGGGCCCGCGGAGCTCCTCGCGTGCGCGCGCACGGCCGCGACCGCGGGCTCCGCACCGCCCGCCGTGGTCGAGCGCACGCTCGCCGACCTCGACGCCCTCGAGGCCGTCGCCGTCAGACGGTGA
- a CDS encoding AbrB/MazE/SpoVT family DNA-binding domain-containing protein — protein sequence MVAATVTSKGQITIPASVRAALGLRAGSRVEFVPTSEGTYELVSVAGSVRSLRGAVPTPVRAVSLAEMDRAVADGMAGEA from the coding sequence GTGGTCGCGGCGACAGTGACGAGCAAGGGCCAGATCACCATCCCGGCGAGCGTGCGGGCGGCTCTCGGCCTGCGGGCGGGGTCGAGAGTGGAGTTCGTGCCGACGTCCGAGGGGACCTACGAGCTCGTGTCCGTCGCGGGGAGCGTGAGGTCCCTGCGGGGCGCCGTGCCGACGCCGGTGCGGGCGGTGTCCCTCGCCGAGATGGACCGGGCGGTCGCGGACGGGATGGCGGGGGAGGCGTGA
- the katG gene encoding catalase/peroxidase HPI: MTTPPTDRPVDSPKPYDTSADPQAAPTTASTSESENPAIKSPTVQVTNRPRTEQDWWPNQVDLSPLTRTSRDSDPLGEDFDYKAAFATLDVDALKADLREVMRTSQDWWPADWGHYGPLFIRMSWHAAGTYRSADGRGGGGQGGQRFAPLNSWPDNANLDKARRLLLPIKQKYGRAISWADLLVLAGNVAHDDMGLPTFGFGFGREDVWQPDEVFWGPEDTFLGDERYAGPDTPLDLDAGDLAAVTMGLIYVNPEGPQGNPDPLASAHDIKVTFSRMGMNTEETVALVAGGHTFGKTHGAGDPELVGPEPNGCPVHAGGIGWKSQFGTGKGADTITSGLEGAWTPTPTKWDNTYFEMLFSYDWELTESPAGAKQFRPTNPEAQELVPDAHIEGKKNPPMMAVTDMALVVDPELRAISERFYNDPEYFADAYARAWFKLLHRDMGPRSRYLGPDVPSEELLWQDPVPAVDHELISEADAARLKQQILDSGLTVSQLVHTAWSSAASFRTTDKRGGANGARIRLEPQASWPVNAGTQEVVARLDEVRQAFDAPVSLADTIVLGGCAAVEKAARDAGVDISVPFTPGRTDATQEATDVDGMRWLQPRADGFRSWIAEGTKVEPEKLLVDRAYMLELTAKEMTVLVGGLRVLGANTGGTAHGVFTENVGVLSQDFFRTLLDLGVEWRTSVDSEGVYEALDADGNVVRTATAADLVFGSNAILRGIAEVYSADDAKEQFVRDFVTAWDKVMMLDRFDVR; the protein is encoded by the coding sequence TTGACCACGCCGCCCACCGACCGCCCCGTCGACAGCCCGAAGCCGTACGACACCTCGGCCGACCCGCAGGCCGCGCCCACGACGGCGAGCACGAGCGAGAGCGAGAACCCGGCGATCAAGTCCCCGACGGTGCAGGTGACGAACCGCCCCCGCACCGAGCAGGACTGGTGGCCCAACCAGGTCGACCTCTCCCCGCTCACCCGCACCTCGCGCGACTCCGACCCGCTCGGCGAGGACTTCGACTACAAGGCCGCCTTCGCCACGCTCGACGTCGACGCGCTCAAGGCCGACCTCCGCGAGGTCATGCGCACCTCGCAGGACTGGTGGCCCGCGGACTGGGGCCACTACGGCCCGCTCTTCATCCGCATGAGCTGGCACGCGGCCGGCACCTACCGCAGCGCCGACGGCCGCGGCGGGGGCGGGCAGGGCGGGCAGCGCTTCGCCCCGCTCAACAGCTGGCCGGACAACGCCAACCTCGACAAGGCCCGCCGGCTCCTGCTGCCGATCAAGCAGAAGTACGGCCGGGCGATCTCGTGGGCCGACCTGCTCGTGCTCGCCGGCAACGTCGCCCACGACGACATGGGCCTGCCGACGTTCGGCTTCGGCTTCGGCCGCGAGGACGTGTGGCAGCCCGACGAGGTCTTCTGGGGCCCGGAGGACACGTTCCTCGGTGACGAGCGCTACGCCGGACCGGACACCCCCCTCGACCTCGACGCGGGCGACCTGGCCGCGGTGACGATGGGTCTCATCTACGTCAACCCCGAGGGCCCGCAGGGCAACCCCGACCCGCTGGCCTCGGCGCACGACATCAAGGTGACGTTCAGCCGCATGGGCATGAACACCGAGGAGACCGTCGCCCTCGTCGCCGGCGGCCACACCTTCGGCAAGACCCACGGCGCCGGCGACCCGGAGCTGGTCGGCCCGGAGCCCAACGGCTGCCCCGTCCACGCCGGCGGGATCGGCTGGAAGAGCCAGTTCGGCACCGGCAAGGGCGCGGACACGATCACGAGCGGTCTCGAGGGCGCGTGGACCCCCACTCCCACGAAGTGGGACAACACCTACTTCGAGATGCTGTTCTCCTACGACTGGGAGCTGACGGAGTCGCCCGCCGGGGCCAAGCAGTTCCGGCCCACGAACCCCGAGGCGCAGGAGCTCGTGCCGGACGCGCACATCGAGGGGAAGAAGAACCCCCCGATGATGGCCGTCACCGACATGGCGCTCGTCGTCGACCCGGAGCTCCGCGCGATCTCCGAGCGGTTCTACAACGACCCGGAGTACTTCGCTGACGCCTACGCGCGGGCGTGGTTCAAGCTCCTGCACCGCGACATGGGGCCGCGCAGCCGCTACCTCGGCCCGGACGTGCCGTCCGAGGAGCTGCTGTGGCAGGACCCGGTCCCCGCCGTCGACCACGAGCTGATCTCCGAGGCCGACGCGGCCCGGCTCAAGCAGCAGATCCTCGACTCCGGCCTGACGGTGTCGCAGCTCGTCCACACCGCGTGGTCCTCGGCGGCGTCCTTCCGCACCACCGACAAGCGCGGCGGGGCGAACGGCGCGCGCATCCGGCTGGAGCCGCAGGCCTCGTGGCCGGTGAACGCCGGTACGCAGGAGGTCGTCGCGCGACTCGACGAGGTGCGGCAGGCCTTCGACGCACCGGTCTCCCTCGCCGACACGATCGTCCTCGGCGGCTGCGCGGCGGTGGAGAAGGCGGCCCGTGACGCGGGCGTCGACATCAGCGTCCCGTTCACGCCGGGCCGCACCGACGCCACCCAGGAGGCGACCGACGTCGACGGCATGCGGTGGCTGCAGCCGCGTGCCGACGGCTTCCGCAGCTGGATCGCGGAGGGCACGAAGGTCGAGCCCGAGAAGCTGCTCGTCGACCGCGCGTACATGCTCGAGCTCACGGCCAAGGAGATGACGGTCCTCGTCGGCGGGCTCCGCGTGCTCGGCGCCAACACGGGCGGCACCGCCCACGGCGTCTTCACCGAGAACGTCGGCGTCCTGTCGCAGGACTTCTTCCGGACCCTGCTCGACCTCGGGGTCGAGTGGCGGACCTCGGTCGACAGCGAGGGCGTCTACGAGGCCCTCGACGCCGACGGGAACGTCGTCCGCACGGCGACGGCGGCCGACCTCGTGTTCGGCTCGAACGCGATCCTCCGCGGGATCGCCGAGGTGTACTCGGCCGACGACGCGAAGGAGCAGTTCGTCCGCGACTTCGTCACCGCGTGGGACAAGGTGATGATGCTCGACCGCTTCGACGTGCGGTGA
- a CDS encoding PIN domain-containing protein — protein MTVGIDTNVLVRYLAQDDPHQAAAADVFMNGLSEQAPGFVSLVTVLETYWVLTRSYGVSQDDVLDIIDRFLTSVELEVEGADVVRRGLRLAGAGADFSDALIAEAGRAAGCSATVTFDRRAASRAGMVLLDA, from the coding sequence GTGACGGTCGGGATCGACACGAACGTCCTCGTTCGCTACCTCGCTCAGGACGACCCGCATCAGGCCGCAGCCGCCGACGTATTCATGAACGGCCTCAGCGAGCAGGCGCCTGGCTTCGTCTCGCTCGTCACGGTCCTCGAAACCTACTGGGTGCTGACGCGCAGCTACGGCGTCAGCCAGGACGACGTCCTCGACATCATCGACCGCTTCCTCACGTCGGTCGAGCTCGAGGTGGAGGGTGCCGACGTCGTACGCCGCGGACTGCGGCTCGCTGGAGCCGGCGCGGACTTCTCCGACGCTCTCATCGCAGAGGCCGGCCGAGCCGCTGGCTGTAGCGCGACCGTCACCTTCGACCGACGCGCGGCGTCGAGGGCGGGCATGGTCCTGCTCGACGCGTAG
- a CDS encoding Fur family transcriptional regulator — protein MPTSEELTRALRGSALRVTRPRLAVLEAVHAHPHADTDTVLRAARESLGAVSHQAVYDVLRALTEAGLVRRIEPAGSVARYEARTGDNHHHVVCRGCGAVADVDCTVGHAPCLTASDDRGFVIDEAEVVFWGTCPTCTT, from the coding sequence GTGCCCACGAGCGAGGAGCTGACCCGCGCGCTGCGCGGCTCGGCGCTGCGCGTCACACGTCCACGGCTCGCGGTGCTCGAGGCCGTTCACGCCCACCCGCACGCCGACACCGACACGGTGCTGCGAGCCGCCCGCGAGTCCCTCGGTGCCGTGTCGCACCAGGCGGTTTACGACGTGCTGCGGGCCCTCACCGAAGCGGGGCTCGTCCGCCGCATCGAGCCCGCGGGCTCCGTCGCCCGCTACGAGGCACGCACCGGCGACAACCACCACCACGTCGTGTGCCGCGGCTGCGGCGCCGTCGCGGACGTCGACTGCACGGTCGGGCACGCACCGTGCCTCACCGCGTCCGACGACCGGGGCTTCGTGATCGACGAGGCCGAGGTCGTGTTCTGGGGCACGTGCCCCACGTGCACCACCTGA
- a CDS encoding TetR/AcrR family transcriptional regulator C-terminal domain-containing protein → MAVKPRPALDRARVLAVALDVADAEGLPALSMRRLGAELGVEAMSLYHHLPNKAALLAGIADLVAEEVAEPDAALGWRDSLRSRATDTHAALLRHPWCASLWAGQAVEAGPARLRHLDAVLRTLREAGFPPSLLELAFHSVQNHVVGHAFQAVAFARGAAAAEGLDVAARRFLERPGLDRLPDLAAHVRWHAEHPHEESAFGFALELLLDGFEQALAEARPRS, encoded by the coding sequence ATGGCCGTCAAGCCCCGCCCCGCCCTCGACCGCGCACGCGTGCTCGCGGTCGCCCTCGATGTGGCGGACGCCGAGGGCCTGCCCGCGCTGTCGATGCGGCGGCTCGGCGCCGAGCTCGGCGTCGAGGCGATGTCGCTGTACCACCACCTGCCGAACAAGGCGGCGTTGCTCGCGGGCATCGCCGACCTCGTCGCCGAGGAGGTGGCCGAGCCGGACGCCGCGCTCGGGTGGAGGGACTCGCTGCGGTCACGGGCCACCGACACCCACGCGGCGCTGCTGCGCCACCCGTGGTGCGCCTCCCTGTGGGCGGGGCAGGCGGTCGAGGCCGGGCCGGCGAGGCTCCGCCACCTCGACGCCGTGCTGCGGACGCTGCGCGAGGCCGGCTTCCCGCCCTCGCTGCTCGAGCTCGCCTTCCACTCCGTGCAGAACCACGTCGTCGGGCACGCGTTCCAGGCCGTCGCCTTCGCGCGCGGGGCCGCCGCGGCGGAGGGGCTCGACGTCGCCGCCCGGCGCTTCCTCGAGCGGCCGGGCCTCGACCGGCTGCCGGACCTCGCCGCACACGTCCGCTGGCACGCCGAGCACCCCCACGAGGAGAGCGCCTTCGGCTTCGCCCTCGAGCTGCTGCTCGACGGGTTCGAGCAGGCGCTGGCGGAGGCGCGCCCCAGGTCGTGA